In Microbulbifer celer, a single window of DNA contains:
- a CDS encoding glutamate-5-semialdehyde dehydrogenase, whose translation MNTVSATEQQQDSTRARMQAMGRAARAAARLMARADTGTKNAALNAIANELDRQRPQLAAANAKDMQHGRDSGLDAALLDRLELTDARIDGMIEGLNQVADLPDPVGEISDLKYRPSGIQLGKMRVPLGVIGIIYESRPNVTIDAASLCLKSGNATILRGGKEALHSNGAIAACITAGLKQAGLPEAAVQVVETTDRAAVGAMITMSEYVDVIVPRGGKGLIERISNDARVPVIKHLDGICHVYIDDRADREKAFNIALNAKTHRYGVCNAMETLLVAEGIANEVLPRLAAAYSEKGVELRGCEKTRAIVPDAQPASDEDWVTEYLAPVLSIRIVADMDAAMDHIAQYSSGHTESIVTEDYTRARRFLAEVDSSSVMVNASTRFADGFEYGLGAEIGISTDKIHARGPVGLEGLTSQKWIVFGDGQIRE comes from the coding sequence GTGAACACAGTCAGCGCCACCGAGCAGCAACAGGATTCCACCAGAGCCCGTATGCAGGCCATGGGCCGCGCCGCCCGCGCCGCCGCCCGCCTGATGGCCCGCGCTGATACCGGCACCAAAAACGCTGCCCTCAACGCCATAGCCAATGAGCTGGACCGTCAGCGACCACAGCTGGCGGCGGCCAACGCCAAGGACATGCAGCATGGCCGCGACAGCGGCCTCGATGCGGCACTGCTGGACCGCCTGGAACTCACCGATGCGCGTATTGATGGCATGATCGAAGGTCTCAACCAGGTCGCCGACCTGCCGGATCCGGTGGGTGAGATTTCCGACCTGAAATACCGCCCCAGCGGTATCCAGCTGGGTAAAATGCGTGTGCCCCTGGGCGTCATCGGGATCATTTACGAGTCCCGCCCCAACGTTACCATCGACGCCGCCAGCCTGTGCCTGAAATCCGGCAACGCCACCATCCTGCGCGGTGGCAAAGAAGCGCTGCACTCCAATGGGGCCATCGCCGCCTGCATCACCGCCGGACTCAAACAGGCAGGCTTGCCGGAAGCCGCAGTGCAGGTGGTCGAGACCACCGACCGCGCCGCTGTGGGCGCCATGATCACCATGTCTGAATATGTCGACGTCATCGTCCCTCGCGGTGGCAAAGGCCTGATCGAACGCATCAGCAACGACGCCCGCGTGCCCGTGATCAAGCACCTGGACGGTATCTGTCATGTCTATATCGACGACCGTGCCGACCGCGAAAAAGCCTTCAATATCGCCCTCAACGCCAAAACCCATCGCTATGGCGTATGCAACGCCATGGAAACCCTGCTGGTGGCGGAAGGGATCGCCAACGAAGTGTTGCCGCGGCTGGCAGCGGCCTACAGTGAAAAGGGGGTAGAGCTGCGCGGCTGTGAAAAGACCCGCGCCATCGTCCCCGACGCACAGCCGGCCAGCGACGAAGACTGGGTCACCGAATATCTGGCCCCGGTATTGTCGATCCGCATCGTCGCCGACATGGACGCCGCCATGGACCACATCGCGCAGTACAGCTCCGGTCATACCGAATCCATCGTTACCGAGGATTACACCCGCGCGCGGCGTTTCCTGGCCGAAGTGGACTCCAGCTCGGTCATGGTCAACGCCTCCACCCGCTTTGCTGACGGCTTTGAATACGGCTTGGGGGCGGAAATCGGTATCAGTACCGATAAAATCCACGCCCGCGGCCCGGTGGGCCTGGAAGGGCTGACCTCGCAGAAGTGGATCGTGTTCGGCGACGGACAGATTCGGGAATGA
- a CDS encoding DUF2339 domain-containing protein, whose product MDGVALFGLLIIFGIVAGAVLGIVSYFEVRKLRAEVRRLRSELVAQPATPACPCSDEVPLPPLDLTDAEDKANVPAAVSAPSPSPKKPAPENAKPSAAHLPEGQVWPTESGTSSPVLAGFWSRLQQHWMVWLGGGCVALAGIFLARYGIEQGLLGPKTRVAMGLLTALALYLSAEYLRRKTGEPHPVFAALAGGGAITAFAAVLSAVHLYQLISPGFAFGLLAVVALITLWLARLHGPVLAAIGMLGAYSVPILVSSGQGNVLAAMAYALIITVSVLLLLRHVYRAWLWLGWLAGALLWWLISLTGDQADGWRGPYLAILGYLALTVVPGDWLLRGRSAATKHIEPLILPSLLVLVAAQCLSILREGLLSSAEGSLLAEGSIPAEGSLLAEGSLLGGSFSSLALLTWTPLALVVLIGARQRAGLAIAAWALWLGQCVAWGISRLDPVSGEYRLSPFAASEQGPFLLWLGVTAVVFAVLSLHNFRRGVARYWWASLAVMAPVLALLTGYLLAGDYLSLYWWCLYAAIMGAVFVYLGSRGAGKGWPKSMVLWLFAAGHFGYSLAVCLWLQQASLTLALALQAVSLAWLIRRFDVPALGWLLKGVLLLVVMRLTLNPWLLSYPEGSHWSLWTYGGSAVCAWLAARMLVPGFVPLARWAEAAALHLFVLALWAETRYWLYGGNTFAAEYTFTEAVVNMWLFAGLGLVYYRKSLVSDQFTAWYDGYGRLLMLAAVINYLWILLATATSEPWAWESVSGRPLFNLLLPAFAGPALLAWLASRYYLPQVRKWAAGVAAAAAFIWISLEVRHLWQGNIRLDTPAETGELYTYSAVWLLMAVGSILIGSWRGWRSCYQAGMAVLALVIVKLFLVDMSGLEGLLRVASFMGMGLALLGIAYLHQKLAGRAR is encoded by the coding sequence ATGGACGGCGTTGCACTGTTTGGATTACTGATCATTTTCGGCATTGTGGCCGGTGCGGTGCTGGGCATCGTGTCGTACTTCGAGGTGCGCAAGCTGCGTGCCGAGGTCCGCCGGCTGCGCAGCGAGCTGGTTGCTCAGCCCGCGACACCTGCCTGCCCATGTTCCGACGAGGTTCCGCTGCCCCCGTTGGATCTGACGGATGCCGAAGACAAGGCCAATGTGCCGGCTGCCGTGTCCGCCCCATCTCCATCTCCGAAAAAGCCCGCGCCGGAAAACGCGAAGCCATCTGCGGCACATCTCCCGGAGGGGCAGGTCTGGCCGACGGAGTCGGGGACATCCTCACCCGTGCTCGCCGGGTTCTGGTCCCGTCTGCAGCAGCACTGGATGGTTTGGCTCGGCGGTGGCTGTGTCGCACTGGCCGGTATCTTTCTCGCCCGCTACGGTATCGAGCAGGGATTGCTGGGGCCGAAGACTCGGGTAGCGATGGGGCTGCTCACCGCGTTGGCGCTTTATCTGAGTGCCGAGTATCTGCGCCGCAAGACCGGCGAGCCCCATCCTGTCTTTGCCGCTCTCGCCGGAGGCGGCGCCATCACCGCTTTTGCCGCGGTGCTCTCCGCGGTACACCTGTATCAGCTGATTTCCCCGGGTTTTGCGTTCGGCCTGCTGGCGGTGGTCGCACTGATCACCCTGTGGCTGGCGCGATTGCACGGTCCGGTGCTGGCGGCCATTGGCATGCTCGGCGCTTACTCGGTGCCGATACTGGTCTCCAGCGGTCAGGGAAACGTGCTGGCCGCGATGGCCTACGCGCTCATCATCACTGTTTCGGTTCTGCTGTTGCTACGTCATGTCTATCGCGCCTGGTTGTGGCTGGGGTGGCTCGCGGGCGCGCTGCTGTGGTGGCTGATTTCCCTCACCGGAGATCAGGCCGATGGCTGGCGCGGGCCCTATCTGGCCATTCTTGGGTATCTGGCGCTGACGGTGGTGCCGGGTGACTGGCTGTTGCGCGGCAGATCTGCGGCGACAAAGCACATTGAGCCGCTGATACTGCCGAGCCTGCTGGTGCTGGTGGCGGCACAGTGTCTGTCGATTCTGCGCGAAGGCCTTTTATCGTCGGCTGAGGGCTCTTTGCTGGCTGAAGGCTCCATCCCGGCTGAAGGCTCTCTATTGGCTGAAGGCTCTCTCCTGGGAGGAAGTTTCTCGTCCCTGGCATTGCTGACATGGACGCCACTGGCACTGGTGGTATTGATCGGCGCGCGCCAGCGGGCAGGGCTGGCCATCGCCGCCTGGGCGCTGTGGCTGGGGCAGTGTGTGGCCTGGGGCATCTCACGATTGGACCCGGTCAGCGGTGAGTACCGGCTTTCGCCATTCGCGGCGTCGGAGCAGGGGCCGTTCCTGCTGTGGCTGGGCGTTACCGCGGTCGTGTTCGCTGTGCTGTCCCTGCATAACTTCCGCCGCGGTGTGGCGCGCTACTGGTGGGCCTCGCTCGCGGTAATGGCGCCGGTGCTGGCTCTGCTTACCGGATATCTGCTGGCCGGGGATTACCTGTCGCTCTACTGGTGGTGTCTGTACGCGGCCATCATGGGGGCGGTGTTTGTGTATCTGGGCAGCCGTGGAGCGGGCAAAGGGTGGCCCAAATCGATGGTGCTGTGGCTGTTTGCGGCGGGTCATTTCGGCTACAGCCTGGCGGTCTGCCTGTGGTTGCAGCAGGCCAGCCTGACTCTGGCACTGGCGCTGCAGGCGGTCTCGTTGGCGTGGCTGATCCGCCGGTTTGACGTGCCCGCCCTGGGGTGGCTGCTCAAGGGTGTGCTGTTGCTGGTGGTGATGCGGCTGACGCTCAACCCCTGGTTGTTGTCTTATCCCGAGGGCAGCCACTGGTCGCTCTGGACCTACGGCGGTTCCGCCGTGTGCGCCTGGCTGGCGGCGCGGATGCTGGTGCCCGGATTCGTGCCACTGGCGCGCTGGGCCGAGGCCGCAGCGCTGCACCTGTTTGTGCTCGCACTGTGGGCGGAAACTCGCTACTGGCTCTACGGTGGCAATACTTTTGCCGCGGAATACACCTTTACCGAGGCGGTGGTGAATATGTGGCTGTTTGCCGGGCTGGGGCTGGTGTATTACCGCAAGAGCCTGGTCAGCGATCAATTCACTGCCTGGTACGATGGTTACGGTCGCCTGTTGATGCTGGCCGCCGTGATCAACTATCTGTGGATTCTACTGGCTACCGCCACCAGCGAGCCCTGGGCCTGGGAGTCAGTAAGCGGCCGGCCGCTGTTCAACCTGTTGCTGCCCGCGTTTGCCGGGCCGGCGCTGCTGGCCTGGCTCGCCAGCCGCTACTACCTGCCCCAGGTGCGCAAATGGGCGGCTGGGGTCGCGGCTGCCGCGGCATTTATCTGGATCTCTCTGGAGGTGCGCCACCTGTGGCAGGGTAATATCCGCCTGGATACCCCGGCCGAGACCGGAGAGCTCTACACCTATTCTGCGGTGTGGTTGTTGATGGCCGTGGGGTCAATCCTGATCGGCAGCTGGCGCGGGTGGCGCAGCTGCTATCAGGCCGGCATGGCGGTGCTCGCGCTGGTGATCGTCAAACTGTTCCTGGTGGATATGTCTGGTCTGGAAGGGCTGTTGCGGGTTGCCTCCTTCATGGGCATGGGCCTGGCACTGCTGGGAATCGCCTACCTGCACCAGAAACTGGCAGGCCGCGCGCGATAA
- a CDS encoding LON peptidase substrate-binding domain-containing protein gives MSLIPLFPLSMALFPGVTLPLRIFEQRYLRLVTDCMKTDTGFGVALIRSGREVGSTAEVWPLGLYVRIVDWSQGEEGLLHIEVSGESRFRVLETFPEDDGLLMAEVEWLPEEETHPVPESCDGLLAVLNELKEHAGMLALKLPPVETAEALSWQLAQLLPLEDATRVELLASHDPLERLASIAVNLDRWSQE, from the coding sequence GTGTCGTTGATTCCTCTTTTTCCTCTCAGCATGGCATTGTTTCCGGGCGTCACGCTGCCGCTGCGTATATTTGAGCAGCGCTATCTGCGGCTGGTGACCGACTGTATGAAGACCGATACCGGGTTTGGTGTGGCGCTGATCCGCAGCGGCCGGGAGGTGGGGAGCACGGCCGAGGTCTGGCCCCTGGGGCTTTATGTTCGCATCGTCGACTGGAGCCAGGGGGAAGAGGGGCTGCTGCATATCGAAGTGTCCGGCGAGTCCCGCTTTCGCGTGCTCGAGACTTTCCCGGAAGACGACGGCCTGCTGATGGCAGAAGTGGAATGGTTGCCGGAGGAGGAAACCCATCCGGTACCGGAAAGCTGCGACGGTCTGCTGGCGGTGCTGAATGAACTCAAGGAGCACGCTGGCATGCTGGCCCTGAAGCTGCCCCCGGTAGAAACCGCCGAGGCGCTCTCCTGGCAGCTGGCGCAATTGCTGCCACTGGAAGATGCCACGCGGGTGGAGCTACTGGCGAGCCACGACCCGCTGGAGCGACTGGCAAGTATTGCCGTCAACCTCGACCGTTGGTCCCAGGAATAA
- the ypfJ gene encoding KPN_02809 family neutral zinc metallopeptidase yields the protein MRWRQGRKSSNVEDRRGESAPRGAGGGDGLGNLLALAPFLLRSKFGWLILLAMAAFYFFGGDLFSGNTNTEPPSLGPDSQTQTPGQPAPSDEVAEFVSVVLADTEDTWDKLFQQAGSQYPPPKLVLYNNAVRSACGLSSAAVGPFYCPGDAKVYLDLSFLNELKQLGAPGDFAFAYVIAHEVGHHVQNLMGTSEKVQQARMRADKVTANRLSVMLELQADCFAGVWAFYANRDRGMLEPGDVDEGLRAAAAVGDDHLQRRAGRTVSPDAFTHGSAEQRAYWFKQGFTTGDVNKCNTFAALSGQ from the coding sequence ATGCGTTGGCGCCAAGGTCGCAAGAGTTCCAATGTTGAAGACCGACGCGGCGAATCTGCGCCGCGGGGCGCCGGCGGTGGTGACGGACTGGGCAACCTGCTGGCCCTCGCCCCCTTTTTACTGCGCAGCAAGTTCGGCTGGCTGATCTTGCTGGCGATGGCCGCGTTCTACTTTTTTGGCGGCGACCTGTTCTCGGGCAACACCAATACCGAACCTCCGAGCCTCGGCCCGGACAGCCAGACACAGACACCCGGCCAACCGGCCCCCAGCGATGAGGTGGCGGAATTCGTGTCGGTGGTGCTTGCGGACACAGAGGATACCTGGGACAAACTGTTCCAGCAGGCGGGCTCCCAGTACCCGCCCCCCAAGCTGGTGCTGTACAACAATGCCGTGCGCTCAGCCTGTGGCCTCAGTTCTGCCGCAGTGGGCCCGTTTTATTGCCCCGGAGACGCCAAGGTCTATCTGGATCTGAGCTTTCTGAACGAATTGAAACAGCTCGGCGCCCCCGGCGACTTCGCCTTTGCCTACGTGATTGCCCACGAAGTGGGGCACCATGTGCAGAACCTGATGGGGACCTCGGAGAAAGTGCAGCAGGCGCGGATGCGCGCGGACAAGGTCACCGCCAACCGGCTTTCGGTAATGCTCGAACTTCAGGCAGATTGTTTCGCCGGGGTGTGGGCGTTCTACGCCAACCGCGATCGCGGCATGCTGGAACCCGGTGATGTAGACGAGGGCCTGCGCGCCGCTGCCGCAGTGGGCGACGATCACCTGCAGAGGCGTGCCGGCCGCACGGTAAGCCCGGATGCCTTTACGCACGGCAGCGCGGAACAGCGCGCCTACTGGTTCAAACAGGGTTTTACCACCGGCGATGTGAACAAGTGCAATACCTTTGCTGCGCTGTCCGGTCAGTAA
- a CDS encoding peptidylprolyl isomerase, producing MPKATARHILVESETQCEDLKKQIEEGADFGKIAQQYSKCPSGRSGGDLGEFSQGQMVPEFDKVVFNEELNKVHGPVKTQFGYHLLEVTSRSD from the coding sequence GTGCCAAAAGCTACAGCCCGCCACATCCTGGTAGAAAGTGAAACCCAGTGTGAAGATCTGAAAAAACAGATCGAAGAAGGTGCCGATTTCGGCAAAATTGCCCAGCAGTATTCCAAGTGCCCTTCCGGCCGCAGCGGCGGTGACCTGGGAGAGTTCAGCCAGGGGCAGATGGTCCCGGAGTTCGACAAGGTGGTATTTAATGAAGAGCTGAACAAGGTCCACGGTCCGGTGAAGACCCAGTTCGGCTACCACCTGCTGGAAGTGACCAGTCGCAGCGACTGA
- a CDS encoding esterase/lipase family protein, with the protein MKVQQKSRVAILVPGIFDRGKSMHRIKDNLEKAGFRAHYINLKPNSGWHGLEPLAQQVHDLVETVTEHGETCAVVGFSMGGIVARYYLQRLGGTARVHKLVTISSPHFGSFWARFLPYRGGRQLCIGSDFLNDLNREIALLEPTAPVSIWTPYDITVVPHSSSCLPLGRSFCIPVSLHRWVPLNRKVIELVTTELKTAL; encoded by the coding sequence GTGAAAGTGCAGCAAAAAAGCAGAGTCGCCATCCTGGTGCCCGGTATCTTTGACCGCGGCAAGTCGATGCACCGGATAAAGGACAATCTGGAAAAGGCAGGTTTCAGGGCACACTACATCAACCTGAAACCCAACAGCGGCTGGCACGGATTGGAGCCGCTGGCGCAGCAAGTGCATGATCTGGTGGAAACTGTGACCGAGCACGGCGAGACGTGTGCCGTGGTCGGCTTCAGTATGGGGGGCATTGTGGCGCGTTACTACCTGCAGAGGTTGGGAGGCACCGCCAGGGTGCACAAGCTGGTGACCATCTCCAGCCCGCATTTCGGCAGTTTCTGGGCGCGCTTTCTTCCCTACAGGGGCGGACGCCAGCTGTGCATCGGCAGCGACTTTCTCAATGATCTCAACCGTGAGATTGCACTACTGGAACCTACCGCACCGGTGTCGATCTGGACGCCCTACGACATCACTGTCGTGCCGCACTCCAGTTCGTGCCTGCCTTTGGGACGTTCCTTTTGCATACCCGTCAGCCTGCATCGCTGGGTGCCCTTGAACAGGAAAGTCATCGAGCTGGTTACCACCGAACTGAAAACCGCCCTGTGA
- a CDS encoding efflux RND transporter permease subunit, producing the protein MLLGLKTWYEKLVLGNPKTVLALVALLTIAAAAGLPRFKLDASADSLTLETDDSLDFFREISERYNSGDFLVVTYRYNQGDLFSDDSLATLRRLQDELSMVEGVAGVQSILNVPLLYSPKLSITDVADGIRTLSSPGVDRDLAKKEFLESPIYKDLILSPDGETTAMMLNLQLDQKGLDLVRERDALRRQRNEQGLSAEESRRLEAVSAEYLQHRTAQEEAARERVKEVRGILSQYDDSAELFLGGLTMITSDMIAFIQSDLAVFGAGILAFIVVTLLLIFRQPRWVLLPLTTCVATAVMMLGLLSWLDWRLTVISANFVALLLIITLAITIHLAVRYREYFAEHPEWNRFQLASATVSFMAKPCLYTGLTTMVAFISLVVSGIRPVIDFGWMMTMGVVLALVLSFLIIPASLMLLKKRDAGQGEDNSHAFTQVFSRFAENHKWVVLGVAALAAGVSAVGITQLKVENRFIDYFDDSTEIYQGMLVIDQRLGGTINLDVVLDKPQETAVAFEGEEDPFGGDFGDDSGGEEADPFAAEDPFAADDPFASGGGAGQSVDPYWFTVAGLNQIEQLHDFLESQPEIGKVQSLATLYKVAKDLNNGGLNDFELAVARQSLPQEINQVLVNPYWSAGDQQVRITMRVKETDPNLRRDELIQRIYHYVENDMGIAPDNVRQTGMLVLYNNMLQSLFKSQILTLGAVFAGILLMFLVLFRSLWLAVIALVPNMLAACVVLGGMGLANIPLDMMTITIAAITVGIGVDHAIHYLYRFREEFAKDGNYVATMHRSHATIGRAMFYTAITIIAGFSILALSKFVPSIYFGLLTALAMTAALLGSLTLLPLLLVLIKPLPKPKVVAQPGKPAMNREVVTS; encoded by the coding sequence ATGTTGTTGGGCTTGAAGACCTGGTACGAAAAACTGGTGCTCGGAAATCCGAAAACCGTGCTGGCACTGGTGGCATTGCTGACAATCGCCGCTGCAGCAGGCCTGCCCCGGTTCAAACTGGATGCTTCCGCGGATTCTCTGACCCTGGAAACCGACGATTCGCTGGATTTCTTCCGCGAGATTTCCGAGCGTTACAACTCCGGGGACTTTCTGGTTGTCACCTATCGCTACAATCAGGGCGACCTGTTCAGTGACGACTCCCTGGCGACGCTGCGCCGCCTGCAGGATGAGCTGTCGATGGTGGAGGGCGTTGCCGGTGTTCAGTCCATCCTGAATGTTCCCCTGCTGTACAGCCCCAAGCTTTCTATTACCGATGTGGCCGACGGTATCCGCACCCTCTCCAGTCCCGGAGTGGACCGGGATCTGGCCAAAAAGGAGTTCCTTGAAAGCCCGATCTACAAAGACCTGATTCTGAGCCCCGATGGCGAAACTACCGCCATGATGCTCAATCTCCAGCTGGACCAGAAAGGCCTGGATCTGGTGCGCGAGCGCGATGCCCTGCGTCGCCAACGCAATGAACAGGGGCTCAGTGCAGAAGAATCCCGGCGCCTGGAAGCTGTGAGTGCGGAATACCTGCAGCACCGCACGGCACAGGAGGAGGCGGCCCGCGAGCGGGTGAAGGAAGTGCGCGGGATCCTGTCCCAGTACGACGATAGCGCCGAACTGTTCCTGGGCGGTCTCACCATGATCACCTCGGATATGATCGCGTTTATCCAGAGTGACCTGGCGGTGTTCGGGGCCGGTATTCTGGCTTTTATCGTGGTTACTCTGCTGTTGATCTTCCGCCAGCCGCGCTGGGTGCTGCTGCCGCTGACCACATGTGTAGCCACCGCGGTGATGATGCTGGGGCTGCTGAGCTGGCTCGACTGGCGGTTGACGGTGATCTCCGCCAACTTCGTGGCTCTGCTGCTGATCATCACGCTCGCCATCACCATTCACCTGGCGGTGCGCTATCGGGAGTATTTTGCTGAACATCCCGAGTGGAATCGCTTTCAGCTGGCGTCGGCCACCGTGTCTTTCATGGCCAAGCCGTGCCTGTATACCGGGCTGACCACCATGGTCGCCTTCATTTCGCTGGTGGTCAGCGGTATCCGCCCGGTGATCGACTTTGGCTGGATGATGACCATGGGAGTGGTGTTGGCACTGGTACTGTCATTCCTGATTATTCCCGCCAGCCTGATGCTGCTGAAAAAGCGCGATGCCGGGCAGGGCGAAGACAATTCCCATGCCTTTACCCAGGTGTTTTCGCGCTTTGCGGAGAATCACAAGTGGGTGGTGCTGGGCGTGGCTGCGCTTGCGGCAGGAGTCAGCGCGGTAGGCATTACCCAGCTGAAGGTGGAAAACCGCTTTATCGATTATTTTGATGATTCCACCGAGATCTATCAGGGCATGCTGGTAATCGACCAGCGCCTCGGCGGCACCATCAATCTGGATGTGGTGCTGGACAAGCCTCAAGAGACTGCCGTTGCCTTTGAAGGTGAAGAGGATCCGTTCGGCGGTGACTTTGGTGATGACTCAGGCGGTGAAGAGGCCGATCCGTTTGCGGCAGAGGATCCTTTCGCAGCGGATGATCCCTTTGCGTCCGGCGGCGGTGCCGGCCAGAGCGTCGATCCCTACTGGTTCACCGTGGCGGGGCTGAACCAGATCGAGCAGTTGCACGACTTCCTCGAATCGCAGCCCGAGATCGGCAAGGTGCAGTCACTGGCGACCCTGTACAAAGTCGCCAAGGACCTGAACAACGGCGGTCTGAATGACTTCGAGCTGGCGGTGGCCCGCCAGAGCCTGCCGCAGGAAATCAATCAGGTACTGGTGAACCCGTACTGGTCGGCCGGCGATCAGCAGGTTCGTATCACCATGCGGGTGAAGGAAACCGACCCCAACCTGCGCCGGGATGAGCTGATTCAGCGTATCTACCACTATGTGGAAAATGATATGGGCATTGCGCCTGACAACGTACGTCAGACCGGGATGCTGGTGCTGTACAACAATATGCTGCAGAGCCTGTTCAAATCCCAGATCCTGACCCTGGGGGCGGTATTTGCCGGTATCCTGCTGATGTTCCTGGTGCTGTTCCGCTCCCTGTGGTTGGCGGTTATTGCGCTGGTGCCGAACATGCTCGCCGCCTGTGTGGTACTGGGCGGTATGGGGCTGGCCAATATTCCACTGGATATGATGACCATCACCATCGCCGCGATTACCGTGGGAATCGGTGTGGACCACGCGATCCACTATCTGTATCGGTTCCGCGAGGAGTTCGCTAAAGACGGCAATTACGTGGCCACCATGCACCGCAGTCACGCCACCATCGGACGCGCGATGTTCTACACCGCCATCACCATTATTGCCGGCTTCTCGATCCTGGCGCTGTCCAAGTTCGTGCCGTCGATCTACTTCGGCCTGTTGACCGCGCTGGCAATGACCGCTGCACTGCTGGGCTCGCTGACCCTGTTACCGTTACTGCTGGTGCTGATCAAGCCGCTGCCCAAGCCGAAAGTGGTGGCACAGCCGGGAAAGCCAGCGATGAACCGTGAGGTCGTGACGAGCTAG
- a CDS encoding SelT/SelW/SelH family protein, with amino-acid sequence MQKVVTIHYCVQCNWMLRATWMAQELLYTFAEDLEQVALQPGSGGVFEIRVGDILIWERKRDGGFPGPKELKQKVRDVLFPDRDLGHVDK; translated from the coding sequence ATGCAAAAAGTCGTAACCATTCATTACTGCGTCCAGTGCAACTGGATGCTGCGCGCCACCTGGATGGCGCAGGAGTTACTGTACACTTTCGCTGAAGATCTGGAGCAGGTGGCCCTGCAGCCGGGATCTGGCGGCGTGTTCGAGATACGCGTTGGCGATATCCTGATCTGGGAGCGCAAACGGGACGGCGGCTTCCCGGGGCCAAAGGAACTGAAGCAGAAAGTGCGCGATGTGCTGTTCCCGGACCGGGATCTCGGTCATGTGGATAAATAG
- a CDS encoding flavin prenyltransferase UbiX: protein MTGASGAQYGLRLLQCLLAARVRVWLLLSDAARIVIETETEVTLPEDEARTASFLCELYGAEDGQLILFGKRDWFSPVASGTGTASSLVICPASGGTLSAIACGASNNLIERAADVALKERRQLILVPREAPYSEIHLENMLKLTRMGAMILPASPGFYQKPQSVEDLVDFVVARILSQLEIEQTLLPPWGIR from the coding sequence ATGACCGGCGCCTCCGGGGCGCAGTATGGCCTGCGCCTGCTGCAATGCCTGCTGGCGGCGCGGGTGCGTGTATGGCTGCTACTGTCCGATGCCGCGCGCATCGTGATCGAGACCGAAACCGAGGTTACTCTGCCGGAAGATGAGGCCCGGACGGCATCCTTCCTGTGTGAGCTGTACGGCGCGGAGGACGGGCAGCTGATCCTGTTCGGCAAGCGCGACTGGTTCTCGCCTGTGGCTTCGGGCACCGGCACCGCCAGCAGCCTGGTGATCTGTCCGGCCAGCGGCGGCACCCTGTCGGCGATTGCCTGTGGGGCATCGAACAATCTGATCGAACGCGCGGCGGACGTTGCGCTCAAGGAGCGTCGCCAGTTGATTCTGGTGCCGAGAGAAGCCCCATATTCTGAGATCCACCTGGAAAACATGCTCAAGCTCACCCGCATGGGCGCGATGATCCTGCCCGCCAGTCCCGGTTTTTATCAGAAGCCGCAGTCGGTGGAAGACCTGGTGGATTTCGTCGTGGCCAGAATTCTGAGCCAGTTGGAAATCGAGCAGACCCTATTGCCCCCCTGGGGTATTCGTTGA